In one window of Camelina sativa cultivar DH55 chromosome 15, Cs, whole genome shotgun sequence DNA:
- the LOC104744976 gene encoding heterogeneous nuclear ribonucleoprotein 1-like isoform X1, with product MQSDNGKLFIGGISWDTNEERLKEYFSSFGEVIEAVILKDRTTGRARGFGFVVFADPSVAEIVITEKHNIDGRLVEAKKAVPRDDQNMVNRSNSSSIQGSPGGPGRTRKIFVGGLPSSVTESDFKTYFEQFGTTTDVVVMYDHNTQRPRGFGFITYDSEEAVEKVLLKTFHELNGKMVEVKRAVPKELSPGPTRSPLGAGYSYGVNRVNNLLNGYAQGFNPAAVGGYGLRMDGRFSPVGAGRSGFASFNSGYGMNVNFEQGLPTGFNGGTNFSGNVDYGRGMSPYYIGNTNRFGPAVGYEGGNGGGNSSFFSSVTRNLWGGNNGGLNYNNNTTNSNSNTYMGGSSSGNNTLSGPFGNSGVNWGAPGGGNNAVSNENVKFGYGGNGESGFGLGTGGYAARNPGANKAVPSSSFSSASATNNSGYDAAGLAEFYGNGAVYSDPTWRSPTPEAEGPASFSYGIGGGGPSSDVSARSSSPGYVGSYSVNKRQSNRGEPSR from the exons ATGCAATCGGATAATGGAAAGCTTTTCATCGGTGGGATATCTTGGGACACCAATGAGGAACGCCTCAAGGAGTATTTCAGCAGTTTTGGTGAAGTGATCGAGGCTGTCATCTTGAAAGATCGTACCACTGGTCGTGCTCGTGGCTTCGGTTTTGTTGTCTTTGCTGATCCTTCTGTTGCTGAGATTGTTATCACCGAAAAACATAACATTGATGGCCGTTTG GTTGAAGCTAAGAAAGCTGTTCCCAGAGATGATCAAAACATGGTTAATAgaagcaacagcagcagcatcCAAGGTTCTCCCGGTGGTCCAGGTCGCACTAGGAAGATTTTTGTTGGAGGCTTACCTTCTTCGGTTACAGAGAGTGATTTCAAGACTTATTTTGAGCAGTTTGGAACAACTACTGATGTGGTTGTTATGTATGATCACAACACACAAAGGCCTAGAGGTTTCGGTTTCATAACCTACGATTCCGAGGAGGCCGTTGAAAAGGTACTGCTCAAGACGTTCCATGAACTAAATGGTAAAATGGTTGAGGTTAAGCGAGCTGTTCCAAAGGAGTTATCTCCAGGTCCAACTCGCAGCCCGCTTGGTGCAGGTTACAGCTACGGGGTTAATAGGGTCAATAACCTCCTTAATGGATATGCTCAAGGGTTTAATCCTGCAGCAGTTGGAGGCTATGGACTTAGGATGGATGGTCGTTTCAGTCCTGTTGGTGCTGGAAGAAGCGGGTTTGCAAGCTTTAATTCTGGCTACGGGATGAATGTGAACTTCGAGCAGGGATTGCCCACAGGGTTCAATGGAGGTACAAACTTCAGTGGCAACGTTGACTATGGCCGAGGAATGAGCCCTTACTACATTGGTAACACAAACCGGTTTGGTCCTGCGGTTGGCTATGAAGGGGGAAATGGAGGAGGAAACTCATCCTTCTTCAGTTCGGTTACACGGAACCTTTGGGGGGGAAACAATGGGGGTCTTAACTATAACAACAACACTACAAACTCAAATTCCAATACATACATGGGAGGATCATCAAGTGGGAACAACACACTTAGTGGTCCATTTGGCAATTCGGGAGTCAATTGGGGTGCTCCTGGAGGAGGTAACAATGCTGTTAGTAATGAGAATGTCAAGTTTGGTTATGGAGGAAACGGTGAATCTGGTTTTGGGTTGGGAACCGGTGGTTATGCAGCAAGAAACCCAGGGGCTAACAAGGCAGTACCATCGTCTTCATTCTCTTCTGCTTCGGCAACCAACAACAGTGGTTACGATGCAGCAGGACTCGCAGAGTTTTATGGGAATGGTGCAGTTTATAGTGATCCCACATGGAGATCACCAACTCCTGAGGCAGAAGGGCCTGCTTCTTTTAGCTATGGGATTGGAGGAGGGGGTCCTTCTTCAGATGTTTCAGCTAGAAGTTCGTCTCCAGGTTATGTTGGCAGTTACAGTGTGAACAAGAGACAATCAAACAGAG GCGAGCCATCACGGTGA
- the LOC104744976 gene encoding heterogeneous nuclear ribonucleoprotein 1-like isoform X2, giving the protein MQSDNGKLFIGGISWDTNEERLKEYFSSFGEVIEAVILKDRTTGRARGFGFVVFADPSVAEIVITEKHNIDGRLVEAKKAVPRDDQNMVNRSNSSSIQGSPGGPGRTRKIFVGGLPSSVTESDFKTYFEQFGTTTDVVVMYDHNTQRPRGFGFITYDSEEAVEKVLLKTFHELNGKMVEVKRAVPKELSPGPTRSPLGAGYSYGVNRVNNLLNGYAQGFNPAAVGGYGLRMDGRFSPVGAGRSGFASFNSGYGMNVNFEQGLPTGFNGGTNFSGNVDYGRGMSPYYIGNTNRFGPAVGYEGGNGGGNSSFFSSVTRNLWGGNNGGLNYNNNTTNSNSNTYMGGSSSGNNTLSGPFGNSGVNWGAPGGGNNAVSNENVKFGYGGNGESGFGLGTGGYAARNPGANKAVPSSSFSSASATNNSGYDAAGLAEFYGNGAVYSDPTWRSPTPEAEGPASFSYGIGGGGPSSDVSARSSSPGYVGSYSVNKRQSNRGIAT; this is encoded by the exons ATGCAATCGGATAATGGAAAGCTTTTCATCGGTGGGATATCTTGGGACACCAATGAGGAACGCCTCAAGGAGTATTTCAGCAGTTTTGGTGAAGTGATCGAGGCTGTCATCTTGAAAGATCGTACCACTGGTCGTGCTCGTGGCTTCGGTTTTGTTGTCTTTGCTGATCCTTCTGTTGCTGAGATTGTTATCACCGAAAAACATAACATTGATGGCCGTTTG GTTGAAGCTAAGAAAGCTGTTCCCAGAGATGATCAAAACATGGTTAATAgaagcaacagcagcagcatcCAAGGTTCTCCCGGTGGTCCAGGTCGCACTAGGAAGATTTTTGTTGGAGGCTTACCTTCTTCGGTTACAGAGAGTGATTTCAAGACTTATTTTGAGCAGTTTGGAACAACTACTGATGTGGTTGTTATGTATGATCACAACACACAAAGGCCTAGAGGTTTCGGTTTCATAACCTACGATTCCGAGGAGGCCGTTGAAAAGGTACTGCTCAAGACGTTCCATGAACTAAATGGTAAAATGGTTGAGGTTAAGCGAGCTGTTCCAAAGGAGTTATCTCCAGGTCCAACTCGCAGCCCGCTTGGTGCAGGTTACAGCTACGGGGTTAATAGGGTCAATAACCTCCTTAATGGATATGCTCAAGGGTTTAATCCTGCAGCAGTTGGAGGCTATGGACTTAGGATGGATGGTCGTTTCAGTCCTGTTGGTGCTGGAAGAAGCGGGTTTGCAAGCTTTAATTCTGGCTACGGGATGAATGTGAACTTCGAGCAGGGATTGCCCACAGGGTTCAATGGAGGTACAAACTTCAGTGGCAACGTTGACTATGGCCGAGGAATGAGCCCTTACTACATTGGTAACACAAACCGGTTTGGTCCTGCGGTTGGCTATGAAGGGGGAAATGGAGGAGGAAACTCATCCTTCTTCAGTTCGGTTACACGGAACCTTTGGGGGGGAAACAATGGGGGTCTTAACTATAACAACAACACTACAAACTCAAATTCCAATACATACATGGGAGGATCATCAAGTGGGAACAACACACTTAGTGGTCCATTTGGCAATTCGGGAGTCAATTGGGGTGCTCCTGGAGGAGGTAACAATGCTGTTAGTAATGAGAATGTCAAGTTTGGTTATGGAGGAAACGGTGAATCTGGTTTTGGGTTGGGAACCGGTGGTTATGCAGCAAGAAACCCAGGGGCTAACAAGGCAGTACCATCGTCTTCATTCTCTTCTGCTTCGGCAACCAACAACAGTGGTTACGATGCAGCAGGACTCGCAGAGTTTTATGGGAATGGTGCAGTTTATAGTGATCCCACATGGAGATCACCAACTCCTGAGGCAGAAGGGCCTGCTTCTTTTAGCTATGGGATTGGAGGAGGGGGTCCTTCTTCAGATGTTTCAGCTAGAAGTTCGTCTCCAGGTTATGTTGGCAGTTACAGTGTGAACAAGAGACAATCAAACAGAG GAATTGCTACTTAG
- the LOC104744977 gene encoding polygalacturonase-like translates to MGAYFGVSTILIICLLGISANAAVFPIGSPSGSDITQALLKAFTAACQCPSPSKVVIPKGEFKLGEIEMRGPCKAPIEITIQGTVKADGNAIQGKDKWVVFGNINGFKLNGGGAFDGEGNASWRVNNCHKTFLCKKLPISIRFDFVLNSEIRDISSIDAKNFHINVLGAKNMTMNNIKIIAPEDSPNTDGIHLGRSDGVKILNSFISTGDDCISVGDGMKNLHVEKVTCGPGHGISVGSLGRYGHEQDVSGIRIINCTLQQTDNGLRIKTWPSAACSTTASDIHFQDIILKNVNNPILIDQEYCPWNQCNKQKPSTIKLVNISFKNIRGTSGNKDAVKLLCSRGYPCQNVEIGNVDIKYTGADGPATFQCSNVSPKLSGIQNPKACSAPVTKAPNM, encoded by the exons aTGGGTGCATACTTTGGAGTTTCTACAATTTTAATTATCTGTTTGTTGGGAATTTCAGCCAATGCTGCGGTATTCCCCATTGGTTCACCGTCAGGTTCTGATATTACTCAG GCACTTCTGAAAGCATTCACAGCGGCATGCCAATGTCCTTCACCAAGCAAAGTGGTGATCCCAAAAGGAGAGTTCAAGCTTGGTGAGATCGAGATGAGGGGTCCATGCAAAGCTCCAATCGAGATCACCATTCAAGGTACTGTCAAAGCTGATGGTAACGCTATCCAAGGCAAGGATAAATGGGTCGTCTTCGGCAACATCAATGGGTTTAAGTTGAACGGAGGTGGAGCCTTCGATGGTGAAGGTAATGCATCTTGGAGGGTCAATAACTGCCACAAGACTTTCCTGTGCAAGAAACTTCCCATC AGCATAAGGTTTGATTTCGTGTTGAACTCTGAGATCAGAGACATATCCTCAATTGATGCCAAGAACTTCCACATCAACGTCCTGGGAGCAAAGAACATGACCATGAATAACATCAAGATCATTGCCCCAGAAGATAGTCCCAACACTGATGGGATCCATTTGGGAAGAAGTGACGGAGTCAAGATCCTTAACTCTTTCATCTCCACCGGAGACGATTGCATCTCTGTCGGAGATGGGATGAAGAACCTTCACGTCGAGAAAGTTACATGCGGTCCGGGACACGGAATTAGTGTCGGAAGCCTTGGAAGGTACGGACACGAGCAAGATGTTAGCGGCATTAGGATCATCAACTGTACCCTCCAACAGACTGACAACGGACTAAGGATCAAGACATGGCCTTCTGCAGCTTGCTCCACCACCGCCTCCGATATCCATTTCCAGGATATCATCCTCAAGAACGTCAACAACCCAATCCTCATTGACCAAGAGTACTGCCCTTGGAACCAGTGCAACAAGCAA AAACCATCAACGATTAAGTTGGTGAACATAAGCTTCAAGAATATCAGAGGAACATCAGGGAACAAGGACGCGGTGAAGCTACTTTGCAGCAGGGGATATCCGTGCCAGAACGTCGAGATTGGAAACGTTGATATTAAATACACTGGAGCAGATGGTCCAGCCACTTTCCAGTGCTCAAACGTCAGCCCCAAGCTTTCGGGAATTCAGAACCCTAAAGCTTGCAGTGCTCCCGTGACCAAGGCACCCAACATGTAG
- the LOC104744978 gene encoding polygalacturonase-like produces MGSYIGISTIFVLCLVGFSANAHEVFNVNAPPGSDITQALLKAFTAACQCTAPSRVVIPKGEFKLCEIIMTGPCKAPIEINLLGTLLADGSNIHHGKDKWVVFRKINGFKLNGGGTFDGEGSAAWRVNNCHKTSNCKKLPISIRFDFVTNAEIRDISSVDSKNFHVNVIGAMNMTFDNVKILAPAESPNTDGIHLGRSDGVSIINSRISTGDDCISVGDGMVNLLVKNVVCGPGHGISIGSLGRYPHEQNVRGIKVINCTVQETDNGLRIKTWPTAACSTVASGIHFEDIILKNVSNPILIDQEYCPWNQCNKQKSSSIKLIDVSFTNIRGTSGNKDAVKLLCSKGYPCENVVVGNINIEYTGRDGPATFMCSNVKPRLVGIQNPKACNTPPVLTQPK; encoded by the exons atgggttCATATATCGGAATTTCTACAATTTTCGTTCTATGTCTGGTGGGATTTTCAGCCAATGCTCATGAGGTGTTTAACGTTAATGCTCCTCCAGGTTCTGATATCACTCAG GCACTTTTAAAAGCATTCACAGCGGCATGCCAATGTACGGCACCGAGCAGGGTGGTGATCCCAAAAGGAGAGTTCAAGCTTTGTGAGATCATTATGACAGGGCCATGCAAAGCTCCAATCGAGATCAACTTGCTAGGCACTCTTCTTGCTGACGGAAGTAACATCCACCACGGAAAGGATAAATGGGTCGTCTTCCGCAAAATTAATGGGTTTAAGTTGAACGGAGGTGGAACCTTCGACGGTGAAGGTAGCGCAGCTTGGAGGGTCAATAACTGTCACAAGACTAGCAATTGCAAGAAACTTCCCATC AGTATTAGATTTGATTTCGTGACGAACGCTGAGATAAGAGACATATCCTCAGTGGATTCCAAGAACTTCCACGTCAACGTGATCGGCGCCATGAACATGACCTTTGACAACGTCAAGATCTTGGCTCCAGCAGAGAGCCCTAACACCGACGGGATCCACTTGGGAAGAAGTGACGGAGTTAGCATCATCAACTCTAGGATCTCCACCGGAGATGACTGTATCTCCGTCGGGGACGGGATGGTGAATCTTCTCGTGAAGAATGTCGTGTGCGGTCCTGGACACGGTATCAGTATTGGAAGCCTTGGAAGGTACCCACACGAGCAGAACGTTAGGGGCATTAAGGTCATCAACTGTACCGTACAAGAGACTGACAACGGCCTCAGAATCAAGACTTGGCCCACCGCGGCTTGCTCCACCGTCGCCTCCGGTATTCATTTTGAGGACATCATCCTTAAAAACGTTAGCAACCCAATCCTCATCGACCAGGAGTACTGTCCTTGGAACCAGTGCAACAAGCAA AAATCTTCATCCATTAAGCTGATAGACGTAAGCTTCACCAATATTAGAGGGACATCAGGAAACAAGGATGCAGTGAAGCTATTGTGCAGTAAAGGTTATCCGTGTGAGAACGTTGTGGTTGGAAACATTAATATTGAGTACACTGGACGCGATGGTCCAGCCACTTTCATGTGCTCAAATGTAAAGCCTAGGCTTGTGGGAATTCAGAACCCAAAGGCTTGTAACACCCCACCAGTATTGACCCAACCTAAGTAA